In Syntrophomonas wolfei subsp. wolfei str. Goettingen G311, a single window of DNA contains:
- the ilvN gene encoding acetolactate synthase small subunit has product MKKHTLAVTVENRPGVLTRVTTMFRRRGYNIESLAVGATENPAISRITIEVTGDDRIIEQVTKQLYKLIEVIKINDLTDARSVDRELVLIKVKADNSVRAEIVQIVDIFRARIVDIGRDSLIIEVTGDSRKIEAIEDSLRAFGIIEMVRTGKIAMIRGGK; this is encoded by the coding sequence ATGAAGAAACATACCTTGGCGGTTACCGTAGAAAATCGTCCTGGGGTCCTAACCCGGGTCACCACCATGTTCCGCCGGAGAGGCTACAACATTGAGAGCCTGGCGGTGGGGGCTACAGAAAACCCAGCGATTTCCCGCATTACCATAGAAGTCACCGGAGATGACAGGATAATCGAACAAGTAACCAAGCAGTTGTATAAACTTATCGAAGTAATTAAAATAAACGATCTTACCGATGCCCGATCAGTTGACCGCGAACTGGTTTTAATCAAAGTTAAAGCCGACAACAGTGTCCGGGCTGAGATTGTACAGATAGTGGATATATTTCGAGCACGTATAGTAGACATTGGTCGGGATTCATTGATAATAGAAGTCACCGGAGATTCCAGAAAAATTGAAGCTATAGAGGATTCCCTCCGCGCTTTCGGTATAATCGAAATGGTGCGAACCGGCAAGATCGCCATGATTCGCGGAGGCAAGTAA
- the leuC gene encoding 3-isopropylmalate dehydratase large subunit, whose product MGMTISQKILARHAGRKMLEPGELINCQLDLVLGNDVTAPVAIAEFKKLGIDKVYDQSRVVLVPDHFTPNKDIKSAEQCKILRDFARQYEIENYFEIGQMGIEHCLLPEQGLVVPGDLIIGADSHTCTYGALGAFATGVGSTDMAAGMATGEAWFKVPESIKFVYYGHLPRWVGGKDLILHTIGDIGVDGARYMSMEFTGEVIQNLSMDNRFTMANMAIEAGGKNGIFAADEITLDYVKKRVKRPFELYQSDPDAVYFDIKEYDVSKLEPVVAFPHLPENTRPVTEATHVSLDQVVIGSCTNGRIEDMEITASLLKGQKVHPEIRVIIFPGTREIYLEALRRGYIETFIEAGAVVSTPTCGPCLGGHMGILARGEKALATTNRNFVGRMGHPESEVYLASPAVAAASAVKGRITAPWEL is encoded by the coding sequence ATGGGAATGACCATCAGTCAAAAGATCCTGGCCAGGCATGCCGGGCGTAAAATGCTGGAGCCCGGGGAACTAATAAATTGCCAGCTGGACCTGGTGCTGGGTAATGATGTAACCGCCCCGGTAGCTATCGCAGAATTTAAGAAATTGGGTATAGATAAGGTCTACGATCAGAGCCGGGTAGTACTGGTTCCCGATCATTTTACTCCCAACAAGGACATAAAGTCAGCGGAACAGTGTAAGATACTACGGGATTTTGCCCGCCAGTATGAGATAGAAAATTACTTTGAAATCGGCCAGATGGGAATAGAGCACTGCCTCTTGCCCGAACAGGGTCTGGTAGTTCCGGGTGACCTGATTATCGGGGCTGATTCCCACACCTGTACCTACGGAGCCCTGGGAGCCTTTGCTACCGGAGTGGGTTCTACCGATATGGCGGCGGGAATGGCTACCGGTGAAGCCTGGTTTAAGGTTCCCGAGAGTATTAAGTTTGTCTATTATGGCCACCTGCCCCGCTGGGTAGGAGGCAAAGACCTCATACTGCATACCATTGGTGATATTGGAGTTGATGGCGCCCGTTATATGTCTATGGAATTCACTGGTGAGGTTATACAGAATCTCTCTATGGATAACCGCTTTACCATGGCCAATATGGCCATAGAAGCCGGCGGCAAGAATGGCATCTTCGCTGCTGATGAGATTACCCTGGACTATGTTAAAAAGCGGGTTAAGCGGCCTTTTGAACTTTATCAATCCGACCCTGATGCCGTGTATTTCGATATCAAAGAATACGATGTATCTAAGCTGGAACCGGTGGTGGCTTTTCCCCATCTACCGGAGAATACCCGTCCGGTCACCGAGGCTACTCATGTAAGCCTGGATCAGGTGGTTATAGGTTCCTGTACCAATGGTCGAATTGAAGACATGGAAATTACCGCTTCCTTGCTGAAAGGGCAAAAGGTACACCCGGAGATAAGAGTGATTATTTTCCCCGGAACCCGGGAGATTTACCTGGAAGCCTTGCGCCGTGGCTATATTGAGACCTTTATAGAAGCGGGGGCTGTCGTCAGCACTCCTACCTGTGGACCCTGTCTGGGGGGGCATATGGGAATTCTGGCCCGGGGGGAAAAAGCCCTGGCTACCACCAATCGTAATTTTGTTGGGCGCATGGGCCACCCGGAGAGTGAAGTCTACCTGGCTAGCCCGGCGGTAGCAGCGGCCAGTGCTGTTAAGGGCAGAATTACTGCTCCCTGGGAGCTATAA
- the leuD gene encoding 3-isopropylmalate dehydratase small subunit yields the protein MKYSGKVHKFGADIDTDAIIPARYLNTFDPRELALHCMEDADPDFPQKVKPGDIIVADKNFGCGSSREHAPIAIKGAGVSCVIASSFARIFYRNAINIGLPILECEAAVEGIKAGDEVEIELESGHIKNLSSGKEFQAMPFPEFMQGIMAKGGLINYVKGKGV from the coding sequence ATGAAATACAGCGGCAAGGTGCACAAGTTTGGTGCCGATATAGATACTGATGCCATAATACCGGCACGCTACCTGAATACTTTTGATCCCCGGGAGCTGGCCCTACATTGTATGGAGGATGCTGATCCGGATTTTCCCCAGAAGGTAAAACCTGGAGATATCATCGTGGCCGACAAAAACTTCGGCTGCGGCAGTTCCCGCGAGCACGCACCCATAGCCATAAAGGGAGCTGGGGTATCCTGCGTAATTGCCAGTTCCTTTGCCCGCATCTTCTATCGCAATGCTATAAACATCGGGCTTCCCATACTGGAATGTGAGGCGGCGGTAGAGGGAATAAAAGCAGGAGATGAAGTGGAAATTGAGCTGGAAAGCGGGCATATTAAAAACTTGAGCAGCGGTAAGGAGTTTCAGGCCATGCCCTTCCCCGAATTCATGCAGGGGATTATGGCTAAAGGTGGCCTTATCAACTATGTGAAGGGAAAAGGGGTTTAA
- the ilvC gene encoding ketol-acid reductoisomerase — MARMFYDADANLENLKGKTIAVMGFGSQGHAQAQNLKESGLNVIVGLRKPFDEASEKEWNAVIAAGITPMSVAEAAEAADVIQILLPDEVQARVYNAEIKPYLKAGNALGFSHGFNIHFGQIVPPAFVDVFMVAPKSPGHLVRRMYVKGAGVPGLVAVQQDYSGKAKDLALAYACGIGCTRAGVIETSFQEETETDLFGEQCVLCGGVTELVKAGFETLVEAGYQPEIAYFECMHELKLIVDLMYEGGMSYMRYSISDTAEWGDYTKGPEIIGEEARYAMYEALQDIQDGSFAKGWLLENMVGRPRFNALKRQNREHLIEEVGAELRGMMPWLKETK; from the coding sequence ATGGCTAGAATGTTTTATGATGCAGATGCCAATCTGGAGAATCTGAAGGGAAAGACCATAGCAGTTATGGGATTTGGTTCCCAGGGACACGCCCAGGCCCAGAACCTTAAAGAGAGTGGACTTAATGTCATAGTGGGCCTTAGGAAACCTTTTGACGAAGCCAGCGAAAAAGAATGGAATGCCGTAATCGCCGCCGGAATAACCCCGATGAGTGTGGCGGAAGCGGCGGAAGCTGCGGATGTAATCCAGATACTGCTCCCGGATGAAGTGCAGGCCCGGGTCTATAATGCGGAAATCAAGCCTTACCTTAAAGCAGGAAATGCCCTGGGCTTTTCCCACGGATTTAATATTCACTTTGGACAGATTGTACCCCCGGCTTTTGTGGATGTATTTATGGTAGCCCCCAAAAGCCCCGGGCACCTGGTACGCCGTATGTATGTAAAAGGGGCCGGAGTTCCCGGACTGGTAGCAGTGCAGCAGGATTATAGCGGAAAAGCAAAAGACCTGGCTCTGGCCTATGCTTGCGGCATTGGCTGTACCCGAGCCGGAGTAATTGAAACCAGTTTCCAGGAAGAAACCGAGACCGATCTGTTTGGTGAACAATGCGTTCTCTGCGGCGGGGTAACTGAACTGGTAAAAGCCGGATTTGAGACCCTGGTGGAAGCGGGTTACCAACCGGAAATTGCCTATTTTGAGTGCATGCACGAGCTTAAGCTTATTGTGGATTTGATGTATGAAGGCGGTATGAGCTATATGCGTTATTCCATCAGCGATACCGCTGAGTGGGGGGATTATACCAAGGGACCGGAAATTATCGGGGAAGAAGCAAGATACGCCATGTATGAAGCCTTACAGGACATTCAGGATGGCAGTTTTGCCAAGGGTTGGCTGCTGGAGAACATGGTGGGTCGTCCTCGTTTCAATGCCCTGAAAAGACAAAACCGGGAACACTTGATTGAAGAAGTCGGAGCCGAGCTGCGGGGTATGATGCCCTGGCTGAAAGAGACTAAATAG
- a CDS encoding 2-isopropylmalate synthase gives MGDKKRIYLFDTTLRDGEQSPGVSLNVEEKLEIAGQLARLGVDVIEAGFPIASPGDFAAVKTIAENIKGPVIAGLCRATRGDIDRTWEAVKGAESPRIHTFLATSDIHLKYKLQKSREEVLLQAVEAVKYARRFCSDVEFSAEDASRSDLDFLAQVIEAVIEAGAGVVNLPDTVGYAVPEEYGYFIRSVMERVPNIDRAIVSVHCHNDLGMAVANSLAAICNGARQVECAVNGIGERAGNASLEEIIMALYTRQAFYDKEININYNEIYRSSRLVSSLTGMEVQANKAIVGKNAFLHESGIHQDGVLKERSTYEIMSPELIGISSSNLVLGKHSGRHAFKERLEELGYRLGDEELEKAFLDFKELADKKKEVTNDDLEALVKDKVWAIPERFTLNYLQICSGTSIVPTATVKLAIEKMVFEAASTGDGPVDAACHAVDKITDIYGKMHEFKINAVSSGKDALGEVISRIEIGGKIYNGRGLSTDIIEASVKSYINAINKYYYEKHRAMA, from the coding sequence ATGGGAGATAAAAAGAGGATATATCTTTTCGATACCACCTTGAGGGATGGAGAGCAATCTCCCGGGGTTAGCCTCAATGTGGAAGAAAAGCTGGAAATTGCCGGGCAATTGGCCCGCCTGGGGGTCGATGTAATCGAAGCCGGTTTCCCCATTGCCTCTCCTGGCGACTTTGCAGCGGTAAAAACAATAGCGGAAAATATAAAAGGTCCGGTTATTGCTGGTTTATGCCGAGCCACCCGCGGTGATATTGACCGTACCTGGGAGGCAGTTAAAGGGGCCGAATCTCCCCGAATTCACACCTTTTTGGCTACTTCTGATATACATCTTAAATACAAGCTGCAGAAATCCCGCGAAGAGGTTCTGCTGCAGGCGGTGGAAGCAGTTAAATATGCCCGCAGGTTTTGCAGCGATGTAGAGTTTTCCGCGGAAGATGCCTCCCGTAGCGACCTGGACTTTTTGGCCCAGGTGATTGAAGCCGTAATCGAAGCCGGGGCCGGGGTAGTCAACCTTCCTGACACGGTAGGTTATGCGGTTCCGGAAGAATACGGTTACTTTATCCGCTCAGTAATGGAGCGGGTTCCCAATATAGACCGAGCTATTGTCAGCGTTCACTGTCACAATGACCTGGGCATGGCGGTGGCCAATTCCCTGGCCGCTATTTGTAATGGAGCCAGGCAGGTGGAGTGTGCCGTTAATGGTATCGGCGAGAGAGCCGGCAATGCCTCCCTGGAAGAAATCATAATGGCCCTTTACACCCGCCAAGCTTTTTATGATAAGGAAATCAACATAAATTACAATGAGATTTACCGTAGCAGCCGTTTAGTCAGCAGTCTCACCGGGATGGAAGTGCAGGCTAATAAGGCCATAGTGGGCAAGAATGCTTTTTTGCACGAATCTGGTATCCATCAAGATGGAGTTTTAAAAGAGCGTTCCACCTACGAGATAATGAGCCCGGAATTGATTGGCATAAGCAGCAGCAACCTGGTATTGGGCAAGCATTCAGGAAGGCATGCCTTTAAAGAACGGCTGGAAGAATTGGGTTACCGGCTGGGAGATGAGGAACTGGAAAAGGCCTTTTTGGATTTCAAAGAACTAGCTGATAAGAAAAAAGAGGTTACCAATGATGACCTGGAAGCCCTGGTAAAAGACAAGGTCTGGGCTATTCCCGAAAGGTTTACTCTTAATTACCTGCAGATTTGCAGCGGAACATCCATTGTGCCAACAGCTACGGTTAAACTGGCCATAGAAAAAATGGTTTTTGAGGCGGCATCCACCGGCGATGGACCGGTTGATGCCGCCTGCCATGCGGTGGATAAGATAACAGACATCTATGGCAAGATGCATGAGTTTAAAATAAACGCGGTCAGTAGTGGCAAGGACGCATTGGGGGAGGTAATATCTCGTATTGAGATAGGCGGCAAGATATACAATGGCCGGGGCCTCAGTACCGATATTATTGAAGCCAGTGTAAAATCATATATAAACGCTATCAATAAGTATTACTACGAGAAGCACCGGGCTATGGCTTGA